CAATAGTCTTGTAATCTTTAAAATGCCTGCCCAGCTCGTGCAGGTGTGCTTCCTGGTCACTCCAGCCGGGAACCAGCACATAGCGCAGCCACATGGGTTTACCGGTACTTTCGCGGTATTCGGCGATTTTGAAGGTGCTTAGATTGGAGAGGCCGGTGAGTTTTTTATGCCATTCGTTGTTAAAATGCTTCACATCGAGCATCAGCAAATCGGTCACATCGAGCAGGTCTTTAGCCTGCTGGTCTATTACGCGCCCATTGGAATCAAGCACCGTATTGATACCTTCCTGGTGCAGCCTTTCAAAAAGCTTTTTAAGGATAGCGCGTTGCAGCAAAGGCTCCCCTCCCGAAACCGTTACGCCTCCCTTATTGCGAAAATAGGGCTTCTGTTTTATCGCCCGCTGCACAATTTCCTCTATATTTAAAAAATGGCCTCCCTTTACATCCATGGTATCGGGATTGGCGCAGTAAAGGCAACGAAACTGGCAGCCCTGTACAAATACGACCAGTCTTATTCCGGGGCCGTCGTGGGTACCAAAAGATTCTATGGAATGTACCCTAAGTTGTTCAGAATCTGGTGCGTTTAATTGTGCTACTTCCTGTTTAACCAAAGATCCATCCTTTATCATAGCATTTCATTTTTGGGAAATTAGTAAAAAAGATCAGGAGATTTCGTTTTGGGGGTACCTGAAATCTCCTGATGCTCAATTAAAAACTCAATCCTAAACTACATTCTTTCGTGGAAGGTTCTTGCGATCACTTCCAGTTGGTGGGCTTTTGACAGCCTTATAAAGTTTACCGCATAGCCGGAGACCCTAATGGTCAACTGAGGATAATTTTCGGGGTGCTCGTAAGCATCCATCAAAGTTTCGCGGTTAAGCACGTTCACATTAAGGTGGTGGGCATTGAGGCCAAAGTAGGCGTCAAGCAGGCCAACCAGGTTTTCAATTTGCCCTTCCCTGTCGCTTCCCAAAGATTTGGGAACTATAGAGAAGGTGTTGGAGATCCCGTCCTGGGCATCCCTGTAATCTAATTTGGCAACCGAGTTCAAAGAGGCTATGGCACCGTGTTCATCGCGGCCGTGCATTGGGTTTGCACCGGGGGCAAAGGCTTCACCTTCTTTTCTTCCATCGGGGGTGGCACCGGTCTTTTTACCATACATCACATTGGAAGTGATGGTGAGCAAAGAGAGTGTGGAGACTGCGTCTTTGTAACACTTGTGCTTAGCAAGTTCCTGAGAGAAGAATCGGGTGATCTCCCTTGCAATGCTGTCTACCCTTTCATCGTCGTTACCAAACTTCGGATATTCCCCTTCTACTTTGAAGTCTACAGTAAGCCCTTCTTCATTGCGGATAGCTTTAACTTTTCCGTATTTAATGGCCGAAAGTGAATCGGCAATGATAGAGATTCCGGCAATTCCGTAGGCCATGTCAATACCGGGATCGGAATCTACGAATGCCAGCTGGGCTTTCTCATAGTAGTACTTATCGTGCATGTAGTGGATGATGTTCATGGTCTTGGAATACACCCTGGCCACTTCAACCATCGACTTTTTGAAGTTTGACATTACCTCTTCATAATCGAGATACTCGTTTTGCAGCGCAGGAATTCCAGCCAGTAAAGCCTGTCCTGAATGCTCTTCCCTGCCCTGGTTAAGTGCCATTAACAGCGTTTTTGGAAGGTTTACACGGGCTCCAAAGAACTGTATCCTTTTTCCTAATTCCTGGTAGGAAACACAACATGCAATTCCGTAATCGTCTGAACCTCTTACCAGCCTCATCAAGTCGTCATTCTCATATTGAATTGAAGAAGTATCTATAGAGACCTGGGCACAGAATTTTTTGAAGCCTTCAGGCAGATCCTGAGACCAGAGTACGGTTAGGTTAGGCTCGGGAGAAGGCCCCAGGTTATAAAGAGTTTGTAAGAACCTGAAAGAAGTTTTGGTCACTTTTGTTCTTCCGTCTTCAAACTGCCCGCCAATGGCTTCGGTTACCCAGGTTGGGTCGCCCCCAAAGATTTCGTCATAGGCTTCAGGGCGCAGGTGCCTTACCATTCGCAGTTTCATCACGAATTGATCAATAAATTCCTGGGCTTCTTCTTCGGTTATCAAACCTTCGGTAAGATCTCTTTCAATATAAACATCAAGGAAAGAAGAAACGTTACCAAGAGACATAGCCGCGCCATCCTGCTCTTTTACAGCGGCAAGGTAGGCCATGTACACCCACTGTACAGCTTCACGGGCATTTTGGGCAGGCCTTCCAAGATCAAGACCGTACATAGCTCCCATTTGCTTGATATCTTTAAGGGCAACTATTTGATCTGTGATCTCTTCGCGAAGGCGTATCTTGTGTTCGGTCATTTCTCCATCCACAAGTCGCTTATCTTGTTCTTTAGCTTCAATAAGGCGGTCTGTCCCATAAAGGGCAAGCCGGCGGTAATCTCCAATGATCCTGCCACGGGCGTAGTTATCGGGCAGGCCGGTAAGGATTCCTCTTGAGCGATAATTTCTAATTTCATCATCGTATGCAGCAAACACAGCGTTGTTATGATCTTTGGTATAATCAAAGATTTCTTTAACACGCTGTGTTACCTGCTGACCTTTTTCGGCCACAGCACCTTCTACTACACGAAATCCGCCAAAAGGCTTCATGGCTCTTTTTAAAAGCTCGTTGGTTTGTAAACCTACAATTACCTCAAG
This Salinimicrobium tongyeongense DNA region includes the following protein-coding sequences:
- the pflA gene encoding pyruvate formate-lyase-activating protein; the encoded protein is MIKDGSLVKQEVAQLNAPDSEQLRVHSIESFGTHDGPGIRLVVFVQGCQFRCLYCANPDTMDVKGGHFLNIEEIVQRAIKQKPYFRNKGGVTVSGGEPLLQRAILKKLFERLHQEGINTVLDSNGRVIDQQAKDLLDVTDLLMLDVKHFNNEWHKKLTGLSNLSTFKIAEYRESTGKPMWLRYVLVPGWSDQEAHLHELGRHFKDYKTIERIEILPYHQLGVHKWEALGMEYKLKDVSPPNAETLENTAAVFRKYFREVRVN
- the pflB gene encoding formate C-acetyltransferase, producing MLKLSQEVLEFREGTWTRKIDVRDFVTLNVTPYYGDDSFLAGATERTKTLWQICLAAMKEERERNGCRAIDTETISGITSHGPGYINKDLEVIVGLQTNELLKRAMKPFGGFRVVEGAVAEKGQQVTQRVKEIFDYTKDHNNAVFAAYDDEIRNYRSRGILTGLPDNYARGRIIGDYRRLALYGTDRLIEAKEQDKRLVDGEMTEHKIRLREEITDQIVALKDIKQMGAMYGLDLGRPAQNAREAVQWVYMAYLAAVKEQDGAAMSLGNVSSFLDVYIERDLTEGLITEEEAQEFIDQFVMKLRMVRHLRPEAYDEIFGGDPTWVTEAIGGQFEDGRTKVTKTSFRFLQTLYNLGPSPEPNLTVLWSQDLPEGFKKFCAQVSIDTSSIQYENDDLMRLVRGSDDYGIACCVSYQELGKRIQFFGARVNLPKTLLMALNQGREEHSGQALLAGIPALQNEYLDYEEVMSNFKKSMVEVARVYSKTMNIIHYMHDKYYYEKAQLAFVDSDPGIDMAYGIAGISIIADSLSAIKYGKVKAIRNEEGLTVDFKVEGEYPKFGNDDERVDSIAREITRFFSQELAKHKCYKDAVSTLSLLTITSNVMYGKKTGATPDGRKEGEAFAPGANPMHGRDEHGAIASLNSVAKLDYRDAQDGISNTFSIVPKSLGSDREGQIENLVGLLDAYFGLNAHHLNVNVLNRETLMDAYEHPENYPQLTIRVSGYAVNFIRLSKAHQLEVIARTFHERM